In Synechococcus sp. UW69, a single genomic region encodes these proteins:
- the rpsN gene encoding 30S ribosomal protein S14, whose translation MAKKSMIARDVKRKKMVERYAAKRAALMAAFNAAEDPMDRLEIHRKIQALPRNSARIRVRNRCWATGKPRGVYRDFGLCRNQLRERAHKGELPGVVKSSW comes from the coding sequence ATGGCCAAGAAGTCGATGATCGCTCGCGATGTGAAGCGCAAGAAAATGGTTGAGCGCTATGCGGCGAAGCGCGCAGCACTGATGGCAGCGTTTAATGCAGCCGAAGATCCGATGGATCGTTTGGAGATCCACCGCAAGATTCAGGCTCTCCCCCGCAACAGTGCACGCATCCGTGTTCGCAACCGCTGCTGGGCCACAGGCAAGCCCCGCGGTGTTTACAGGGATTTCGGCCTTTGCCGCAACCAGCTTCGTGAGCGCGCCCACAAAGGAGAACTGCCCGGCGTGGTTAAGTCCAGCTGGTGA
- a CDS encoding polyribonucleotide nucleotidyltransferase, with protein MQGQTQSISFDGREIRLTTGRFAPQAGGSVLVECGDTAVLVTATRSGGREGIDFLPLICDYEERLYAAGRIPGSYMRRESRPPERATLTARLIDRPMRPLFPSWMRDDLQVVATCLSLDERVPADVLAVTGASIATLLAGIPFNGPMAAVRVGLLGDDFVLNPSYREIERGDLDLVVAGTPDGVVMVEAGANQLPEQDVIEAIDFGYEAICELIKAQEQLLKDLGITQVKPEPPEQDSTVPAYLAKQCTKAISAVLSKFDQSKEERDTALEKVKGEVSEAIAALKDDHAVRQALASSSKLLGNSFKALTKTLMRQQILKDGKRVDGRGLDEVRQISAMAGVLPRRVHGSGLFQRGLTQVLSTATLGTPSDAQEMDDLHPNTEKLYLHHYNFPPYSVGETRPMRSPGRREIGHGALAERAILPVLPEKDTFPYVVRVVSEVLSSNGSTSMGSVCGSTLSLMDAGVPLKAPVSGAAMGLIKEGDEVRILTDIQGIEDFLGDMDFKVAGSEKGITALQMDMKITGLPVKTVAEAVNQARPARLHILEKMLEAIDTPRDNLSPHAPRLLSFRIDPELIGTVIGPGGRTIKGITERTNTKIDIEDGGIVTIASHDGAAAEEAQKIIEGLTRKVNEGEVFSGSITRIIPIGAFVEILPGKEGMIHISQLSEARVEKVEDVVKVGDEVTVRVREIDNRGRINLTLRGVPQAGETSEVEPQPTPVAPLS; from the coding sequence GTGCAAGGACAAACCCAGTCGATCTCCTTTGACGGACGTGAGATTCGACTGACCACCGGGCGCTTTGCCCCTCAGGCGGGAGGATCCGTCTTGGTGGAGTGTGGCGACACCGCCGTGCTTGTCACAGCAACCCGTTCCGGGGGCCGTGAGGGCATTGATTTCCTGCCACTGATCTGCGACTACGAAGAGCGCCTCTATGCGGCTGGGCGCATTCCCGGCAGCTACATGCGTCGTGAAAGCCGCCCACCAGAACGGGCCACCCTCACGGCTCGGCTGATTGACCGCCCCATGCGGCCCTTGTTCCCCAGCTGGATGCGTGATGACCTGCAGGTGGTGGCCACTTGCTTGTCTCTCGATGAAAGGGTCCCCGCCGATGTTCTGGCGGTAACGGGCGCTTCCATTGCCACCCTTCTGGCAGGCATCCCTTTCAACGGCCCCATGGCGGCGGTGCGCGTGGGTCTGCTGGGGGACGATTTCGTCCTCAATCCGAGTTACCGGGAAATTGAACGGGGTGATCTGGACCTCGTGGTCGCCGGAACCCCTGACGGCGTGGTAATGGTCGAGGCCGGTGCCAACCAGCTGCCGGAACAGGACGTGATCGAAGCGATTGATTTCGGCTACGAAGCGATCTGCGAACTCATCAAGGCTCAGGAACAACTCCTCAAGGATCTGGGCATCACCCAGGTGAAGCCGGAGCCCCCCGAACAGGACAGCACAGTTCCCGCCTATCTGGCCAAGCAGTGCACCAAAGCCATCAGCGCTGTCCTCAGCAAATTTGATCAGAGCAAGGAGGAACGGGATACAGCCCTTGAGAAAGTGAAGGGCGAGGTTTCAGAAGCCATCGCAGCCCTCAAGGACGACCATGCCGTCCGCCAGGCTCTGGCCAGCAGCTCGAAGTTGCTCGGCAACAGCTTCAAGGCGCTGACCAAGACGTTGATGCGTCAACAGATCCTCAAGGACGGCAAGCGCGTCGATGGACGTGGCCTCGACGAGGTGCGTCAGATCAGTGCCATGGCCGGAGTCCTGCCGCGCCGAGTGCACGGCTCAGGTCTGTTCCAGCGCGGACTGACCCAGGTGCTGTCCACCGCAACGCTGGGCACTCCCAGCGATGCCCAGGAGATGGACGACCTCCATCCCAATACCGAGAAGCTGTATCTGCACCATTACAACTTCCCTCCCTACTCCGTCGGTGAGACCCGGCCGATGCGTTCACCCGGACGTCGTGAAATCGGCCACGGAGCGTTGGCCGAGCGGGCCATTCTTCCGGTTCTCCCTGAGAAGGACACCTTCCCCTATGTGGTGCGTGTGGTTAGCGAAGTGCTCAGCTCGAATGGCTCCACCTCCATGGGTTCTGTTTGCGGCAGCACCCTGTCCCTGATGGATGCTGGTGTGCCGTTGAAAGCCCCCGTGAGTGGCGCTGCCATGGGCCTGATCAAGGAGGGCGATGAGGTGCGGATCCTCACCGACATCCAGGGAATCGAGGATTTCCTCGGCGACATGGACTTCAAGGTGGCCGGAAGCGAAAAGGGCATCACAGCCCTGCAGATGGACATGAAGATCACCGGCCTGCCAGTGAAGACGGTGGCCGAAGCCGTCAATCAGGCGCGCCCGGCGCGACTCCACATCCTCGAGAAAATGCTCGAGGCGATCGACACACCGCGGGACAACCTCTCTCCTCACGCCCCACGCCTGCTCAGCTTCAGGATTGATCCTGAGCTGATCGGCACCGTGATCGGTCCCGGCGGACGCACCATCAAGGGCATCACCGAACGCACGAACACCAAGATCGACATCGAGGACGGCGGCATCGTGACCATCGCGTCCCACGATGGTGCTGCAGCTGAAGAAGCCCAGAAGATCATCGAAGGCCTGACCCGCAAGGTCAACGAAGGCGAGGTGTTCTCCGGGTCGATCACCCGCATCATCCCCATTGGTGCCTTTGTGGAGATCCTTCCTGGCAAGGAAGGCATGATCCACATCTCGCAGCTGTCCGAAGCGCGGGTGGAAAAGGTCGAGGATGTCGTGAAGGTGGGCGACGAAGTCACCGTGCGGGTACGAGAAATCGACAACCGCGGACGCATCAACCTCACCCTGCGCGGTGTGCCCCAGGCCGGTGAGACCTCCGAGGTGGAGCCTCAGCCCACCCCGGTAGCACCGCTCAGCTGA
- a CDS encoding 3'(2'),5'-bisphosphate nucleotidase CysQ, with protein sequence MMPSSAVLPSGVNQEALLTELRRLSWGAADILRAYARGEQPPHGFPKALSVDDGGEGPVSAADLAVNKWLLDGLSSSFADADWTLLSEETAKEQLTEGQPLPAEWLWILDPLDGTKDFLQGTGEYAVHLALVRGRRPVLGVVLLPEADELWIGIVGEGAWCEDRQGERSPVRFSDRTAVSDLILVASRSHRDDRLVKLIDALNLGGSKAVGSVGFKVATILRGETDLYVSLSGKSAPKDWDMAAPEAVLLAAGGRFTHSDQADLTYNTGDVRQAGCLIASHGKAHAELGERATRAMAEIDPGFQV encoded by the coding sequence ATGATGCCCAGCTCTGCCGTTCTCCCCTCCGGCGTCAACCAGGAGGCTCTGCTGACGGAACTTCGTCGCCTCAGCTGGGGAGCAGCCGACATCTTGCGGGCCTATGCCCGCGGTGAGCAACCCCCTCACGGTTTTCCCAAAGCTTTGAGTGTTGATGACGGCGGAGAGGGGCCGGTGTCTGCGGCTGACCTGGCCGTGAACAAGTGGTTGCTGGATGGTCTGTCCAGCTCCTTTGCGGATGCCGACTGGACGCTGTTAAGTGAGGAGACTGCTAAGGAGCAGCTCACTGAAGGCCAACCACTGCCTGCAGAGTGGCTCTGGATCCTCGACCCCCTGGACGGCACCAAGGATTTCCTGCAGGGCACAGGCGAATACGCCGTTCATCTGGCTCTGGTGCGGGGGCGGCGCCCCGTTCTTGGGGTGGTGCTGCTGCCGGAAGCCGATGAACTCTGGATCGGCATCGTCGGCGAAGGAGCATGGTGTGAAGACCGTCAAGGTGAGCGGTCGCCGGTTCGCTTCAGCGACAGAACCGCGGTTTCGGATCTAATCCTGGTGGCCAGCCGCAGCCACCGCGACGACCGTCTGGTGAAGCTGATTGATGCCCTCAATCTCGGCGGTTCCAAAGCAGTGGGCAGCGTTGGCTTCAAGGTGGCCACGATCCTGAGAGGCGAAACCGACCTCTACGTCTCCCTATCCGGCAAGAGCGCTCCCAAGGATTGGGACATGGCGGCTCCGGAAGCGGTGCTGCTGGCAGCCGGTGGTCGCTTCACCCATTCGGATCAGGCCGACCTCACCTACAACACCGGCGATGTTCGTCAGGCCGGCTGTCTGATCGCCAGCCATGGAAAAGCCCACGCCGAGCTCGGAGAGCGTGCGACGCGGGCCATGGCCGAGATCGATCCCGGCTTTCAGGTCTGA
- the rsmI gene encoding 16S rRNA (cytidine(1402)-2'-O)-methyltransferase, giving the protein MQRDEPSGGSLYLVGTPIGHLGDLSPRARDVLKNVDVIACEDTRHSGQLLSNLGARARKVSFHQHNTRTRVPQLLDVLAEGQSLAVISDAGLPGISDPGEELVAAAHQAGHPVICIPGPCAATTALVSSGLPSGRFCFEGFLPAKGKERRARLEAISNESRTTVLYEAPHRLITLLEELQQHCGGSRALQVARELTKRHEEQVGPTVEQALQHFQHHPPQGECTVVLGGAQPAEPEEPDDSDLLKQLQALQDAGATASDAARQLAQATGLSRRRLYSLLHQGTSN; this is encoded by the coding sequence ATGCAGCGGGATGAACCAAGCGGCGGCAGCCTCTATCTGGTGGGCACCCCCATTGGTCATCTGGGGGATCTATCCCCGCGAGCCCGCGACGTGCTCAAGAACGTCGATGTGATCGCCTGTGAAGACACCCGCCACAGCGGACAGCTGCTGAGCAACCTTGGCGCCAGGGCCCGCAAGGTGTCCTTTCATCAGCACAACACCCGCACACGCGTGCCCCAACTTCTGGATGTTCTGGCTGAAGGGCAAAGCCTCGCCGTGATCAGTGATGCAGGCCTGCCTGGCATCAGCGACCCCGGCGAAGAACTGGTGGCCGCTGCGCACCAGGCCGGCCATCCGGTGATCTGTATTCCAGGCCCCTGCGCAGCCACCACTGCTCTTGTGAGCAGTGGATTGCCCAGCGGACGCTTTTGCTTCGAAGGATTTCTGCCTGCCAAGGGGAAGGAGCGACGGGCCCGCCTCGAAGCCATCAGCAACGAAAGTCGAACCACCGTGCTGTACGAAGCACCACACCGACTGATCACGCTGCTCGAGGAACTTCAGCAACACTGCGGAGGAAGCCGTGCCCTTCAGGTGGCACGAGAACTGACCAAACGCCACGAAGAGCAGGTAGGGCCGACGGTGGAACAAGCCCTGCAGCACTTTCAGCATCACCCCCCGCAGGGTGAATGCACTGTTGTGCTGGGAGGAGCACAACCGGCAGAGCCGGAGGAACCCGACGACAGTGACCTGCTCAAGCAACTGCAGGCGTTGCAGGATGCCGGCGCAACCGCCAGTGACGCGGCACGGCAACTGGCCCAGGCCACAGGTCTGTCAAGACGACGGCTGTATTCCCTCCTGCACCAGGGCACGTCAAACTGA
- a CDS encoding helix-turn-helix domain-containing protein has product MAPRRLSDSEKQDLVGRYKAGESTAALAEAFGCSPNTVSRTVKSLLPADAYAALKATRLKGSTASPPVNPVIQAEPEPPAVASPQKEPEDDSLTGDESSLALDDADDFGEDAEEELNEDDDIGITETFTELVPLVGVGDLSDRPLNQAQPFSVDLLPDSAYMLVDKVVELDARPLKEFPELGFLDDAEQTRQGLCLFASPREAKRQCGRSQRVIKVPDTAVFQRTSSYLLARGITRLVLDGTLIALDA; this is encoded by the coding sequence ATGGCGCCGCGTCGTCTCAGCGACAGCGAGAAGCAGGATCTGGTCGGTCGCTACAAGGCCGGCGAGTCAACAGCTGCTTTGGCTGAGGCCTTCGGCTGCAGCCCCAATACCGTCAGCCGCACGGTGAAGTCACTGCTGCCAGCTGATGCTTATGCCGCGCTGAAAGCCACTCGCCTCAAGGGATCGACGGCCTCTCCCCCGGTCAATCCCGTCATTCAGGCTGAACCGGAGCCCCCTGCTGTTGCATCCCCACAGAAGGAGCCCGAGGATGACTCCCTCACAGGTGATGAAAGCAGTCTGGCCCTCGATGACGCTGATGATTTCGGCGAGGACGCTGAAGAAGAGCTCAACGAAGACGACGACATCGGCATCACTGAGACTTTCACAGAGCTCGTGCCCCTCGTCGGTGTTGGCGACCTCAGTGATCGACCGCTGAATCAGGCGCAACCGTTCAGTGTCGATTTGCTCCCTGACAGCGCCTACATGCTCGTCGACAAGGTGGTCGAGCTGGATGCCCGGCCCCTCAAGGAGTTTCCAGAGTTGGGCTTCCTGGATGACGCCGAGCAGACACGCCAGGGGCTGTGTCTGTTTGCGAGTCCTCGAGAGGCCAAACGCCAGTGCGGTCGCAGCCAAAGAGTGATCAAGGTCCCCGATACCGCTGTCTTTCAGCGCACCAGCAGCTATCTGCTTGCCCGAGGCATCACAAGGCTGGTGTTGGATGGAACGCTGATCGCGCTTGACGCCTGA
- a CDS encoding ParA family protein codes for MFITVFGQKGGVAKTCSSVHIAATWSHQQKRVVLVDADRNRSATAYGARGLLPCPVVPIEAAAKATRLAEIIVTDGQASSNEEEMKNLVEGADFILLPTTTQSRSIELTVEMSQMLKQYKIPYAALLVKVDSRKEAAAEKAKELLQGFDIKVLDAQIPLLSAFEQAETEGVTVDQAIDKRGRANPRRMIGWAAYCTACREIEDLFEEHRKLNQIQSPIGWDFTPIEQRIAA; via the coding sequence ATGTTCATCACTGTTTTTGGCCAGAAAGGTGGTGTTGCCAAGACGTGTAGCAGCGTTCACATAGCAGCAACCTGGAGCCATCAACAAAAACGGGTAGTCCTGGTTGATGCCGACCGCAATAGATCGGCCACTGCTTATGGCGCCAGAGGACTCTTGCCCTGCCCAGTCGTGCCGATTGAAGCGGCAGCCAAAGCCACTCGATTGGCAGAGATTATTGTCACAGATGGACAAGCAAGCAGCAACGAAGAAGAAATGAAAAACTTAGTAGAGGGAGCCGATTTCATTCTGCTGCCCACTACTACGCAGAGCAGATCCATCGAATTAACTGTTGAAATGTCACAGATGCTGAAGCAATACAAGATCCCCTACGCTGCACTACTTGTGAAAGTTGATTCACGCAAAGAAGCTGCAGCAGAAAAAGCCAAAGAATTGCTGCAAGGATTCGACATAAAGGTTCTAGATGCACAAATTCCATTGCTTAGCGCATTTGAACAAGCGGAAACAGAAGGAGTCACCGTTGATCAAGCGATTGACAAGCGTGGGCGAGCAAATCCACGAAGAATGATTGGTTGGGCGGCATACTGCACAGCCTGCAGGGAAATTGAAGATCTATTCGAAGAGCACCGAAAGCTGAATCAAATTCAGTCACCGATTGGATGGGACTTCACACCCATTGAACAGCGTATAGCCGCTTAA
- a CDS encoding DUF3288 family protein, with protein MTDDTQQTHPLYAIDRDQVDAVLGHDGEPGPQQLTTIAALFSRYADFPGADDIRDDLQKCLTLWGLSREDLNIKTREIWRSGWRPGQDPVAEGVGSGADVEDAES; from the coding sequence ATGACCGACGACACCCAACAGACGCATCCGCTCTACGCCATTGATCGCGATCAGGTCGATGCTGTGTTGGGCCACGATGGCGAGCCAGGCCCTCAGCAGCTGACAACGATCGCCGCATTGTTTTCTCGATATGCGGATTTTCCTGGAGCAGATGACATCCGCGATGACTTGCAGAAATGCCTCACGCTTTGGGGGCTTTCTCGCGAAGATCTAAACATCAAGACACGAGAGATCTGGAGAAGCGGCTGGCGTCCAGGACAAGATCCTGTCGCTGAGGGTGTTGGCTCAGGGGCTGACGTTGAAGATGCTGAATCTTGA